The DNA region GTAACTATAGGAAAAAATGTAAGTATTTCTCCTTTTTGTATTATTGAAGGTGATGTCACTATAGGTGATAATACTGTAATATATCCTTATGTTCATATCAAAGGCCCCGTTATCATAGGTCAAAACAATCAAATTTTTAATAATGTAACTATAGGATTGGCTCCTCAAGATCTTAGTGGTCAAAAATCACCTCATGGCATTATTATAGGTAATAATAATATTTTGAGAGAAAATGTCACTGTTCATGCACCTGTATTTTATGAAGATGTTTCTATTTCTATAAATACAGTAATAGGAAATAATTGTTTTTTAATGGTTAATTCTCATGTGTCTCATAATACAGTGCTGAAGAATGGAGTTATTTTTGCTAATGGAGTTTTGGGTGCAGGATGTTGTACTTTTGATAATAATGTTTTTATTTCAGGTGGTGTGTTAGTTCACCAATATGTACATATTGGTGAATATGTAATGATCTCTGGTGGTTCAAGGATAGGAAGAGATATTCCTCCTTTTATGATGGTATCAAGCTTTTATGGATTAATTAGCGGGATTAATTCTGTAGGTTTGCGTAGAGCTAATTTTTCTATTGAAGATAGAAAAATAATAAAAGATATTTTTCGTATTTTCAAAGAAACTAATTCCCTTACTCCAGCTCGAGAAGCTATTTATAACAAATACAATACTATAGATAGCAAAGTTATTCAAACGACTTTAGATTTTCTCAAATCATGTAAGCGTGGAATTTCAGAATTTGGTGAAGGCCAAGATGCAAAAAATACTATATTTTAATATGTTATTATTTATAATAAAACCCCTAATAGACCAATCTATTAGGGGTTTTTAATTTTATTATTTATGCCATTTCTGATACAAAGCCATATTAGAATTGGTAGAAGTAATTAATGTATTAAAATCATCTTTAAAATAATAAAATATAGGAGTTCCTATGACTGGGGGATTAAAACCTACATTATCATTATATTCGTATAATATAATGGCATACTTTGGTTGATAGTAACCTACTTTATAAAAGAAAGTCTTTCTACTTATTCCATTGACAGGATGATCTATAGAAATATTATAAATACCATCTGTTGAAAAAGTACTTGTAGAATTAATAACAGCCTCTCCAGCCGGTGTGTTAATCGTTTCTGTATTGATCCAGGGTGATATTGTCAAATTTTCTTCATAACCATTAGGTATTGTCTGACATGATAGTATAATAAAGAAATTAAGTAGTAGGCTTATTTTTTTTATCAATGTATATTTTAGGTTGACGCAATTCTTTTTGTTTTTTAGGGTCTTTTTCATCATAAATTTTGATCTCTATTTCTATATTTTTTGTATTAATACCTTTACTAATAAGATATTGCTTGATAGCATTTCCTCTTATAATTCCTAGTTTGTATGCTTCGGTTTTGCTTGATTGTGCTTCTTGATAATAAGCTTGTGCAAGAATTTTGATATTATCTTGCGGATTCATTTTATAATAAGACCATAATTCATCCAAGTAAGCGAATAATTGATCTGAAATGATCCCGAATTCTGGTTCAAAATAAGCAATATTTTCTGTTATAATAAGATTTTCATCTTTAAGATCAGTTAATATGTCAATTTGTATCTCATGAAATTTTTTATTTATATTATTACCTAAAGTGTCTTGAATAAATATTTCGAAATCCAAGGTTTCAGCACTTTTCACCTTAGTATCTGGATACCAAAAGAATCTATTTGTATTAGTAGTACCTTTAAAGGTGTGAATAACCTTATCTTTGTATTTGATACTAATAATCCAGTTAGATATATTATGAATATCTTTGGCAGAAAAGTCAATTTTCAAAACATCGTCAATCCCATCACTATTAGGACTGAATCGTTTAGGCGAAAATTGAATATCAAATAATGGTGGTGTATTGTCAAGAGTTACAATTAGGGGTAGTGAATCGATTTGTTTGTCTGTATAATGTTGTTCTAATACAATAAGATACTGTCCATCAGAGGCTGTTTTTTGATCGTTATTTTTCCCATTCCATGTTAACAAAGAGGGTAAATTATTTATATCTTGTTCTTGTGAATATATTTTCTTTCCAGTCTCATCATAAACGACAAGATAAGATCTTTTTAATCCTAATATTGCTGTGTAATCGATATTAATGGAGATAATATCAAACTGCCCATCATTATTAGGAGAAAAATTGACTTTCTTACTTGTTATTTTAGGTTTTCGAGCTTGTGTTTCTATGGTGATATTACTAATTATTTGTTCATTAAAGTTTCCAGCTTTATCATAAGAAGTAACGATATAAGAAAATGTTCCTGAAGCTATGTTAATTCTTTTTGGATTTTGTAATTGCCATGAATTGTTAGTTGGTGCTTCCCCTTCTTTCCAATACCAATCATCTATTTTTTTATTATCAGTGTTATCAATAAGTTTTGCTGACCAAGGATCTATTGAAGATAATTGTTGATCAACAGTAAAAGCCATAGTAGGATCATCACCTAAATACAAAAATCTATTTTTCTTAGTAATTGATAGTTTGGCAGTTGGTTTTGTAAGATCAATAATAATAGTATTAGTAGTAGATGTTAGTAATTGATTTTCATTATATCGTGCATACATTATAGCACTATAAGATCCTTCTGGTACAATTTTGTTATTATTATCTAATCCATCCCAGATAATTTTTGTTGGAATATTGTTAGAAGTAGTAGTTGAGAAATAATTATAAAAAAAGCGTTCGGCTGTAAATTTGTTATCTACTTTTTGTTGTTGATCTTCGAAAGTTCGAATAACTTGTCCCTTGGTATTTATTATATCGATACGCCAGGCATCGATAGGAAATATACCTACGATACTTGGTAAAAGATAAACAAGATCTTGAATAAGATCCTTATTAGGTGAAAAATAATTAGTAGAGTTTTCATTATAAAGAACACTTAGTATAGCTGACATATTGGTAGATTTTTTAGTACCTATCCCAAGCTCGAATCCTATAGTATGTAAATATTCTATTTTATCAAAAAATTCACTACCACCAAAAACATAGGCTAATTTAAAAGAAAAGTGATCCCATTCATATCCTAAAGCTGTACCAAAAGTGTAAGGTAATAATTGATTTGTTCCAAATCCTAGTCCATGATTTCCTAAAATTGCTCCTACAGATAGATCCCA from Spirochaetota bacterium includes:
- the lpxA gene encoding acyl-ACP--UDP-N-acetylglucosamine O-acyltransferase, producing MLNISPQAIISSEVTIGKNVSISPFCIIEGDVTIGDNTVIYPYVHIKGPVIIGQNNQIFNNVTIGLAPQDLSGQKSPHGIIIGNNNILRENVTVHAPVFYEDVSISINTVIGNNCFLMVNSHVSHNTVLKNGVIFANGVLGAGCCTFDNNVFISGGVLVHQYVHIGEYVMISGGSRIGRDIPPFMMVSSFYGLISGINSVGLRRANFSIEDRKIIKDIFRIFKETNSLTPAREAIYNKYNTIDSKVIQTTLDFLKSCKRGISEFGEGQDAKNTIF
- a CDS encoding gliding motility-associated C-terminal domain-containing protein, yielding MHKKIVLLFIITLTNNLNILNALDPGSQLWYSGFNSGIAAQGYAGVGSKNSGFYSLLNPASSATTENIRFFSSGNIIGDDWGGTFGISSPIKPGGTLYVGSQYLSFDETSMTHIGYGKKIRSDLAFGIEGILTIHPTALKNNIGGGFTLGLLWLPKDFIPISKGWGFIDFSIGGTFKTIFFPTAKTCFNPIPEMLLQFGMEATFMKYKNAQWKFVLDYSIGFVPLSSPDIHLQTWLSIGTTLTFWNVWDLSVGAILGNHGLGFGTNQLLPYTFGTALGYEWDHFSFKLAYVFGGSEFFDKIEYLHTIGFELGIGTKKSTNMSAILSVLYNENSTNYFSPNKDLIQDLVYLLPSIVGIFPIDAWRIDIINTKGQVIRTFEDQQQKVDNKFTAERFFYNYFSTTTSNNIPTKIIWDGLDNNNKIVPEGSYSAIMYARYNENQLLTSTTNTIIIDLTKPTAKLSITKKNRFLYLGDDPTMAFTVDQQLSSIDPWSAKLIDNTDNKKIDDWYWKEGEAPTNNSWQLQNPKRINIASGTFSYIVTSYDKAGNFNEQIISNITIETQARKPKITSKKVNFSPNNDGQFDIISINIDYTAILGLKRSYLVVYDETGKKIYSQEQDINNLPSLLTWNGKNNDQKTASDGQYLIVLEQHYTDKQIDSLPLIVTLDNTPPLFDIQFSPKRFSPNSDGIDDVLKIDFSAKDIHNISNWIISIKYKDKVIHTFKGTTNTNRFFWYPDTKVKSAETLDFEIFIQDTLGNNINKKFHEIQIDILTDLKDENLIITENIAYFEPEFGIISDQLFAYLDELWSYYKMNPQDNIKILAQAYYQEAQSSKTEAYKLGIIRGNAIKQYLISKGINTKNIEIEIKIYDEKDPKKQKELRQPKIYIDKKNKPTT